Proteins from a single region of Oncorhynchus keta strain PuntledgeMale-10-30-2019 unplaced genomic scaffold, Oket_V2 Un_scaffold_6796_pilon_pilon, whole genome shotgun sequence:
- the LOC127929354 gene encoding LOW QUALITY PROTEIN: G protein-coupled receptor kinase 4-like (The sequence of the model RefSeq protein was modified relative to this genomic sequence to represent the inferred CDS: inserted 1 base in 1 codon) has product MYFSRFLQWKWLERQPVTKNTFRHYRVLGKGGFGEVCACQVRATGKMYACXKLEKKRVKKRKGEAMALNEKRILEKKKKKVNSSFVVNLAYAYETKDALCLVLTIMNGGDLKFHIYNMGNSGFDEQRAVFYAAEICSGLEDLHRERIIYRDLKPENILLDDRGHIRISDLGLAVQIPDSETIRGRVGTVGYMAPEVIQNESYSFSPDWWGLGCLVFEMIQGQSPFRRRKERVKREEVDRRVREDPEEYSDKFSEEAKDICRQLLAKDPKARLGCQGRGGVEVKAHIIFKNINFKRLEAGILEPPFSPDPRAVYCKDVLDIEQFSTVKGVNLDPTDDDFYHKFVTGSVSIPWQNEMIEMECFKEISMRPRVCCFRSGVNRPSHRLRGFFYRLFRREALCLCFFSGESQLVKQEVQLVKQEVQLVKQEVQLVKQEVQLVKQEVQLIKQEVQLIKQEVQLVQQEVQLVKQEVQLIKQEVQLIKQEVQLVKQEVQLIKQEVQLVKQEVQLIRPN; this is encoded by the exons ATGTACTTCTCTCGTTTTCTGCAGTGGAAGTGGCTGGAGAG GCAACCAGTAACCAAAAATACCTTCAGGCATTACAGAGTACTAGGAAAAGGTGGATTTGGTGAG gtGTGTGCCTGTCAGGTCCGGGCCACTGGTAAGATGTACGCCT AAAAGCTGGAGAAGAAGAGAGTGAAGAAGAGAAAAGGTGAAGCCATGGCACTAAACGAAAAACGCattttagaaaaaaaaaaaaaaaaagttaacagTAGTTTTGTA gtgaaTCTAGCCTATGCGTATGAGACGAAGGATGCTCTGTGTTTAGTACTGACCATAATGAATGGAGGAGACCTGAAGTTTCACATCTATAATATGGGGAACTCTGGCTTTGATGAGCAGAGGGCCGTCTTCTACGCAGCAGAGATCTGTTCTGGGCTGGAAGACCTGCACCGTGAGAGGATCATCTACCG gGACTTAAAACCTGAAAACATTCTTCTAGACGACCGCG GACACATTCGTATCTCTGACCTGGGACTAGCCGTCCAGATTCCCGACTCGGAGACGATACGAGGGAGAGTGGGCACCGTAGGATACATGG CCCCAGAGGTGATCCAGAATGAGTCCTACTCCTTCAGTCCTGACTGGTGGGGTCTGGGCTGTCTGGTGTTTGAGATGATCCAGGGTCAGTCGCCCTTCCGCCGGCGTAAAGAACgagtgaagagagaagaggtggacAGACGAGTGCGAGAAGACCCCGAGGAATACTCTGACAAGTTCTCTGAGGAGGCCAAGGATATCTGCAGACAG CTGCTGGCCAAAGACCCCAAAGCCCGTCTGGGGTGCCAGGGACGGGGCGGTGTGGAGGTGAAGGCTCATATCATCTTCAAGAACATCAACTTCAAGCGCCTCGAGGCAGGCATTCTGGAACCTCCCTTCAGTCCTGAt ccgCGGGCGGTGTACTGTAAAGATGTTCTGGACATTGAACAGTTCTCTACAGTGAAGGGAGTCAACCTGGACCCCACAGACGATGACTTCTACCACAAGTTTGTTACAGGAAGTGTCTCCATCCCTTGGCAGAACGAG ATGATTGAGATGGAGTGTTTTAAGGAGATCTCTATGAGACCGAGGGTCTGCTGTTTCAGATCTGGTGTGAACAGACCCTCTCACCGCTTGAGAGGATTCTTCTACAGGCTGTTCAGACGAGAGGCTCTCTGCTTGTGTTTCTTCTCTGGTGAGAG TCAGTTGGTAAAGCAGGAAGTCCAGTTGGTAAAGCAGGAAGTCCAGTTGGTAAAGCAGGAAGTCCAGTTGGTAAAGCAGGAAGTCCAGTTGGTAAAGCAGGAAGTCCAGTTGATAAAGCAGGAAGTCCAGTTGATAAAGCAGGAAGTCCAGTTGGTACAGCAGGAAGTCCAGTTGGTAAAGCAGGAAGTCCAGTTGATAAAGCAGGAAGTCCAGTTGATAAAGCAGGAAGTCCAGTTGGTAAAGCAGGAAGTCCAGTTGATAAAGCAGGAAGTCCAGTTGGTAAAGCAGGAAGTCCAGTTGATAAGGCCTAACTAA